A stretch of the Papaver somniferum cultivar HN1 chromosome 6, ASM357369v1, whole genome shotgun sequence genome encodes the following:
- the LOC113285349 gene encoding uncharacterized protein LOC113285349, with product MSLVATSSSISSHQLKKLIHGDSQPTSSLSDVLAGGLSCLPCRRTRTATMSIYNGKNASNLFRSFNRSWQPNNRRTKNMGIFNANLNSSGSGGPPTPPSGPPSSSGWFNWILWTLVPMFLPFLRNKWGPFSTLKDKVDTMVHTVEMAAEMIEEVAEEVEKVAEDLEEKLPEGALRTAAHNIHEVADEAYEIAKVADDLAHQAEEIENKMMDLVEKQESVVAAAKDIETDMEDLQKATAAAAKDQERRDHKSHHKKD from the exons ATGTCGCTGGTCGCTACAAGCTCGTCCATCTCTTCTCACCAGCTAAAAAAACTAATCCATGGTGATAGCCAACCTACATCATCACTATCCGATGTTCTTGCTGGTGGTCTATCTTGCCTTCCTTGCAGGAGGACGAGGACTGCAACTATGAGTATTTATAACGGAAAGAACGCATCAAACCTATTCCGTTCATTCAACAGATCATGGCAACCAAACAACAGACGTACTAAAAACAT GGGAATATTTAATGCAAACCTAAATTCATCAGGATCCGGTGGACCTCCTACCCCTCCTTCTGGACCTCCCTCTTCATCAGGATG GTTTAACTGGATCTTATGGACTCTGGTACCTATGTTCTTACCTTTCTTGAGAAACAAATGGGGTCCGTTTAGCACTCTTAAAG ATAAAGTAGATACGATGGTACACACCGTGGAAATGGCAGCAGAAATGATTGAAGAAGTAGCAgaggaggtggagaaggtggcAGAAGATCTCGAAGAAAAGCTTCCTGAAGGTGCACTCAGGACTGCCGCGCATAATATCCATGAAGTTGCAGATGAAGCCTATGAAATTGCTAAAGTTGCCGATGACCTCGCTCACCAG GCAGAAGAGATAGAGAATAAAATGATGGATTTGGTGGAGAAGCAAGAATCAGTAGTAGCAGCAGCCAAAGATATTGAGACAGATATGGAGGATTTGCAAAAGGCAACTGCGGCTGCAGCAAAGGATCAAGAACGCAGGGATCATAAGTCTCATCATAAAAAGGATTAG